ATGATAATATTAATTGGAGGTCAAAAAGGCGGTGGTGGTAAAACAACCATAGCCACAAACCTAGTGACTATGCGCGTTATAGAAAGTAGAGATGTCTATCTCTACGATATTGATCCTCAAGAGACAGCTACCTTATGGGCATCTCTACGAGATCAGAACATGAACTTACCGGTAGTTAGCAGTAGTCAAGGGATACATGTTGGCGCAGCAATCAAAAATGAACTAAGAGCTTTACATTCCAAATACCAAGATATTATTGTTGATGCAGGCGGTGCTAATAATGACGCATTAAGAGCAGCCTTATTATTAGCTGATCTAGTTATATTTCCCATTATTCCATCTGGATTTGATATGTGGACATTTAAAACTCTTAGCAACTTAGTTGCTGGTGCCCAGAGTTGTACAAAAACCTTTAAAGCAAGAGTGCTACTTAATAAAGTTAGTACTAATCCAGCTAGAGCTAAAAGAGAAATCGAAGACTGTGATAATCTTTTGAGTGATTTTGATAACTTAACGAGATTCAATAGTTTCTTAAGTGAGCGAGTTGTAGTTCGAAACGCCTCTAACGAAGGTATGACGATTGTTGAATATAAACCAGCTGACACAAAGGCAATTGAGGAAATTAAATCTATTTACAAGGAGGTTTTAAGTGTCCACTAAAAAAGGAATAATAATCCCTACAATTTCAGAACACAGATCGAATAGAACCTCTGGTAATTTGGCTGTAGGTTATAAAAAAGAGGATCAACAGGACCATGCTTTTATTAGAGGACGGGAACCAAAACAACGATTAACATTAAGGCTTTCACCTGATTTTTGTAGAAAAGTAAAAGAAATAGCCTTTAAAACAGAAGATACAGTTTCTAACATCGGATTCAGAGCTTTAACAGAATATATTAAAACCTTAGAGAAATAACTGTGGATAACTCACGTATAACTGTTTGTCCCTTTACTACTATAATATGGGGGCACTTCCAACTTTTATAATAAGAATATACTAAAAAAATATAATATGTACATATATACTATTGTTACTAATAAAACTGTAGATAACTTTTAGAAAAAATAAAAAAACTACTTAATTTTAGAGTAAAAGTAGTACAAAACTTGTATAGTTACCAAGTTTTTTATGAGCCTTTTTCAATTAAGCAATAAGAGGGTCACTTTCAGGTGAAACGTTAACATTTTTACTTCTTATTTAGGGTCCCTGTAGATTGTACAGTTTGTTGTAATCCTCCAGAACATCAAACGGATTTTCTCTTATACAAGATAGTATGTGGCGTAGCTCCCGCAATACCCTTCTTCTGCTCTGAATATACTTCTTGTTGAAAAGAAAAGAAACATGCCGCCGCGCGATCAAGAAAAAGTCTTTCTCCGTGTTTACTCCAATCTTGATCATTCTGTCTTTAAACCTGTTGAAAATGAGTTTTAGCCGCCGCTCCAGCTCTTTTCTCACGTATATTTCAACAGCAGCTCCTCCTCGCTTGCTTAGCAGACTTATTTGGTATAGATTATATCCCTGTACTGTCCTGAAAATTTGATATACTTTGTCGGGTGTTGCTCCTGCAGCAAGTAGTTTTTCCTCTCTTTCCTCACTGGTGTTTTTTATTATAAAGTCTATGTGGCGGTCAACTTTTTCTTTCATACCTCTAATGCTGTATAAATGCTCATCAAAGGTTATCCAGAGATTTTTGACGTAGACCATTATCACCTTAATTTCAGGATGATCCTGGAACTTTTCGAAAACTTTTTTTATCGCATCTTCTCTAATAGATAGTACGTCCGGAGCTTGCGACGTTTTTAGACTGTAAAACTTATCATTTACTATCTCCACAAAGTATTTTTCCGCCTCTTTTTGGGCTGCATTGGAAAAGATTTTCTTTGCTTTGTGCGGATTGAACGGTTCTGAAAGATAGCTACTATGTTCTTCTGGAACAGAAGTTCCATTTTTAAACCATCTTACTTCCTTATTTTTTAAAACTTGTAGTAGTTCACTGGCAGTAAGACGCGTTTCATTATCAAAAGTTCTAATTGGAAGTTTGCGCTCAATTGACTTTTCTCGCGCTTTTATTCTTCTTCTAGAGTTGATTTGTGCCCTGACATGTTTGCTATTGGTATTAATTACGTGAGAGCTGCCACGTATATTGAAGTTATGGGATATATGATAATAAGAAGTCAAGATTTTTCTTGTATTTTTCTCTTGACTACTCTTTTCGTTCTGATATTCTATTATTGTTCTGTCTTGCATAGGGCGTGTAGAATTTGTTTCGCAGCAGAAGTCTACAGGAAAATTTTTACCGTGTAAAGTGTAAGATTGCGCTTTACACGGTTTTTTCTGAGATATTGAAATCACAACAACAAAGAAAAATTAATCCCTTCTGTTCTTGCATAGGTTTGTTTCTAATAGGTTGATTATGCTTTTTAAAGCATAAAGGACAGTTCTACTATAAATTAGTTAGTGTGTAAAGTAGAACCTAAGATTTTTTTGACTTTAGTTTTTCGATCTCGTCGATTGGAAGACCGGTGGATTCAGCTATTAAGTCGACAGATATGCCAGCTTTAAGTAGGTTTTCTGCCACTTCAATTTTTCCTTCAATTTTTCCTTCGATTTTTCCTTCAGTTCTACCTTTCTCTTCAGCAGTCTCAAGCCTGTATGCAAGGATGGCTTCTTCTTTTCGTAGATCCATTATTCTTTCGTCATATGCCACCAGATCTTTCTCACTCCAGTGTTCCTTGTTTAACTCCTCATACGCTAGATTTATTATCGGAGATTTTTCTGCTATATCTTTTAGGTCTTTCTCTGTAGTATCTTGTGCGTGTTTGAAAAAAAAGCACCAGCGTTCTACTGTACTTTCCAACTGTTCCACTTTATCTTTTTTGAATTTAGGTAATTCAATGAAGACAAATTGAAAACCTTTTAGGTAATGTCCATTAGTTTTTATTTCTCGTATATTATGAGTAGAAATATACTCAACTTCCTCAGGAAACAGAATATTATTAGAGATGGCAATAAAGAATACTTTCTTTAAATTAACATATTCGTTACCTCTTCCAGCTTGTCTTGAATAAGCTTTAGCAGCATATAGTTGTGCGCGTTCTTGAAAGCTTTTATCGCGAGCGAGTTGCATCTCAATTACGTATCTGTGACCACTAGAATCTTTGCAAAGAACATCAACAATACTTTGCTTATCAGATGCAATCTCAGGATCCATAATGGTGCTGAGAAACTCAACTTCTTGTATAGTATCTACTCCAGTAAATCCTAAAATATCATTAAGAAAGTGAATAAGGATATTCTTATTTTCCTTGTTACCAAATATCCTTTTAAACGTTAAGTCGCATTTTGGATCTAGGAATTTAGAAAAAACCATAAGAGATTTGCTTGAAAATTATTAATATTATACACTATTTTCCGCGATCTTTCAACTTAATATTCTCCCTGTATTTACTTGATATGGTACTGTAACCTTTCCGGTTGACCCGCTGCGATTCTTTGCAACGTTTATCTCTAAGTCGTTATTAGAATCAGCCTTATAATAATTTTCTCTGTAGAGTAATAACACCAGATCAGCATCTTGTTCGATGCTCCCTGACTCTCGCAGGTCTGCCAATTGCGGTCTTTTATTTTGTCTATCTTCTACCTTACGGCTTATTTGTGATAATGCTACAATAGGAACATTAAAGTCTTTTGCTATATTTTTTAAAGTTCTGCTGATTTCTGTTACTTCAAGAGTTCTATTTTCGGTTACTTTCGATCCTCTGAGTAGCTGTAAGTAGTCAATGTATATGCATTTTATTTTATATTTTCTACAAATTGATGAGATTTTTTTCTTTAGGATATTTAAATCCATATTTCCTGAATTATCGACAAGAATATTTAAAAAAACTATTTGATTTATCCCTTGATGTAGAAGTTCTGTGTTTTGTTTCTTGATAATATTGTTTATTGTCTCATTTACTTCAATACTAATCATTCTATTAATTAACTGATTTGCTGACATCTCAAGTGAGAAAAAGCAGACATATTCTTGCTTTTTCAGTAACTTTGCAGCCTGCAGAGCCATATGTAGTGCTATTGAAGTCTTGCCAATTGAAGTACGTGCTGCAAGTACTGTTAATTCTCCTTCTTTTAAGCCACCAGTTATGGTGTCAAGCCTGGGTATTCCTGTTGTTACTCCTTCTATTTCATTGTTATTTGCAAGTAGTTTATCGATGTAGCTTTTATAAGCTTCAAAATAATCAATGATTGGTTTGATGTCTTCATCAACATGTGGCATTTGGTCGACCCTGACCACTCCTTCCTGATCCATTCTCTACCTTAAACCGGAGGCTCCTCAAACTCTAAATCTTGTTTTCGTCGCCTCTCCCCTAATTATATACTATATTATATATATAAATATAATATAGTATATAATTTATAGGGGGGTGTACCAAAAAAATGAGCTTTTTTTGAGCTGAGCGAAGCCACCTAAGGTGGAGAATGGATCAGGAGGGAGTGGTGTATAAAATTATATATATAAAATCTTTAAGATTTTCTGTATAATTTACTCATGTAACTTGATAAAAAAGGAAGATAGAATCTACTGAAGAGTATATGTATCGATTATCTTCAAAGCCTCTTCATAAATGGTGTCTCTATGCCCTACTGCAACAATAGTTACTGCATGCTTTACAGTATTTACACTATATATGATGCGATAATCACTAACTCTTAGCCTTCTGTGCCCTTTAAAGCTGTGGTGTAATGGTTTACCAAGGTTCAATGGATCGACTGTAAGCCGATCATGTATTGCGTCTACAACTCTTGACCTTATCGTTTTTGGAAGGTCTGGAAGATTTTTCTTGAGAACGTTCCTTAAGAAGACAATAGTGTATTCCAATCTACATCCTCACTTCTAACCGTCTCTGCACCTTCAACGTCATACTCGTTAGCAACCACAGATAGTAAAAAGTCTTCCATTTCACGATCTATTGCTTCTTTAAATAGCCTTTCTGCTAATTCTTGAGTCGGCTGCTTAGTGAGCTTAACTAGCTTAGCAAAGTGCTGCAAAGTTTCTTTACTGAGAGCTATGTTAGTGCTTAAGTTTGCCATATGTTCTACCGAATTCTACCACTGTAATCATTTTACAACATTTTTCTGAACTTTTCAATAAAGAAAATTGATGATATGTAAAAAGAATTTTGTGCACCTGTGTTAATAAATTATTAATAATTTGGCATATACTAGAACTGGCTTTTGCTGATGTTAGGGAGAAATGACACAAAGGTTAATACTAAGCATAGTATTGCAAGATATTATCAAAAATAAGGAAGGTATGCCAGCTAGCGGGTACTGGATGTATTTTTATGATAAGAAAAGTCCAACTACTTTACGCCACGCATACTATAAAAACCAAGAGGGAAATACTGTACCAGCTCCAAACCCTTTGCAGCTTGATGAAAACGGTGCCTTACCTCACAAATTATACTACTTTGTTGATGTTGATGATCCTGAAGATCGTTACACCGTAGAGCTGAAGTGCCGGTATGGCAATGCTCTAGCTCCTGAACTCATCTTTCATGATTTACCGTACTTTCAAGAACAGTCCAAATCAGATACAGCTACAGCTATATTATCTGATAACTTATTTATCGATGGTCAGTTTAATATTGGTATACAAATTGATGATAGAGGGCATGGCCCTGGTTATGTTTCACATGAATTTTCGCAAGTGCCAATAGCAGGGCTTTCATGGCAGTTTTTGAGATCTTATGCTGATTCAGTTCCAGTGGAAGATAGGGTTGATATAGATAGAGTTTTCATTAAAGAGATCAGCGAAGCTGAAAAAATCTTTGAAGGCGACCCTCGCTTTTATTTAAACGTCATCTGCGAAAGATTTAGCGAAACAACACCACCGCTAGAAAAGGTTGTAGCATTTAGGAGTTCTAATGTGTTGTGGGGTACTGCTGCCAATCCTATGCTAAAGTTCTATGCTTGGAAAAGTGGTGACAATATACCGATTGAGATATCAATGATTCGTAATTTTGGTTCAAAGTCATCAACAGCACCACAAATTATACCGGTTGATGAAATATTAATTGATTCTGATACTCCAAAGCCTTACTATACTAGTGCTCCTTTACCAGAAATAACAATACCTAAAGATATTGGTGATGATCAATATTTATTGTTTAAGTTTTCGTTACCAACAAATCGAAAGTTTGATTTTAGAGCAACGAATTTTTATTGTGCAGAGGTTTCATCTCATCCATCAATCCTTGAGTTTGAATATCCAACACAAAACTCCGACTTAGCAAAGTCTAAGTTATTATTTTCTTCATTTCCGGCAACTAAATACAGCATTGATAACAGCTACAATGAGCTAGTTTTTACAATTGGTGGTCTCAAATTTGCCGACAATGTTGGTGAAATAATCCGCTATCCAAAAGGTGCAAAAGTCAATGAAAAAGAAATAAATTTGATGAAATGTGATGGTCGCGCACTTGATTCAAGGGAGATCAGTCCAATAAGAGTTGAATATAAAAGACTATATGAAAAGCTTGGCTTTACTCCAGCTACATTTAATATGCTTCAAACTGAAGACGTACCAAATTGGTTCAATGCGATATCAAGTGAGTATATTAAAAAGTTTATTGCGGATAATAAGGTTAAAGTTAAGTTTGAAGGAAATGGAGTAGTGAATCCAAAGCCAGAAGGTGATGATATTGGTCATCTGTGGCTTGAAACTACATTTCATGCTAATGTAGATCTTACTACTTGTTGTCATTCGTTTGATATTACCACTGATTATTCGAATGGAATGGTTGTAGCAACTAATGATAGTTTATATACTGTAAAATTTGCGGGTTATGGTTCTGATTTTCCAGGTTATTTTCAGGCTACAAGTAAATTAGGTGTATTTTGGAATTATCAGGGCGGTAGTTCATCATATAGTCAAGGTATTGATAAAGTAACTAAGCAAACTACAGCACATTTTTCTGTTAAAGAAGGATTTTTATATTTAACAATAAACCTTAATTATCAACAATTTCCTTATCCTTCTGGTTTATGTGGATTTTTTAATTCTGTTAATTTTACTAGTAGAGTTTATGATATTGGTTTTCCTTTAATTATACCACAAGGTAGCGCTACTTTTTTGCAAACAAATCACATGCAGACTAGTGTTTCACAAAATTACTTTTTGTTTTCGTCATGGTTTGTATATTCGATGTCTTCGGTGTATGGTTTAGGGGGTAGTAAGTCCGCAAACGTTACACTTTTTGGTAATCAGGGTGCAAATTTATTAACGAAGTCATGGGGTGATTACGTTATTTACAAACAATCACTGACGGACAAAAGAACGCCAGGAAAACCGAATGTTCTATTTGCTGATAAAAATTCAGTGATAACCTATGCTATGCAGCACAAGGCACTGTTTACACAGAAATGTTTGTATGTTCTTAAGTTTAAAGAAGTGAAAGCAGGTGACTTTATAGGTCTTAAAACATCTCATAACATCCAAGCTGGTAACAATTTTAATGTAGTAATATGGTGGAGTGTCGATGGTGAAGGAAAAGCACCAACTGATGTTACTGCCAAGGAATTCAAGGAAATTAAAGCAACAAAAGATACGACA
The nucleotide sequence above comes from Wolbachia endosymbiont of Aedes albopictus. Encoded proteins:
- a CDS encoding replicative DNA helicase; the protein is MDQEGVVRVDQMPHVDEDIKPIIDYFEAYKSYIDKLLANNNEIEGVTTGIPRLDTITGGLKEGELTVLAARTSIGKTSIALHMALQAAKLLKKQEYVCFFSLEMSANQLINRMISIEVNETINNIIKKQNTELLHQGINQIVFLNILVDNSGNMDLNILKKKISSICRKYKIKCIYIDYLQLLRGSKVTENRTLEVTEISRTLKNIAKDFNVPIVALSQISRKVEDRQNKRPQLADLRESGSIEQDADLVLLLYRENYYKADSNNDLEINVAKNRSGSTGKVTVPYQVNTGRILS
- a CDS encoding type II toxin-antitoxin system RelE family toxin, with amino-acid sequence MEYTIVFLRNVLKKNLPDLPKTIRSRVVDAIHDRLTVDPLNLGKPLHHSFKGHRRLRVSDYRIIYSVNTVKHAVTIVAVGHRDTIYEEALKIIDTYTLQ
- a CDS encoding AAA family ATPase, with protein sequence MIILIGGQKGGGGKTTIATNLVTMRVIESRDVYLYDIDPQETATLWASLRDQNMNLPVVSSSQGIHVGAAIKNELRALHSKYQDIIVDAGGANNDALRAALLLADLVIFPIIPSGFDMWTFKTLSNLVAGAQSCTKTFKARVLLNKVSTNPARAKREIEDCDNLLSDFDNLTRFNSFLSERVVVRNASNEGMTIVEYKPADTKAIEEIKSIYKEVLSVH
- a CDS encoding Rpn family recombination-promoting nuclease/putative transposase, which produces MVFSKFLDPKCDLTFKRIFGNKENKNILIHFLNDILGFTGVDTIQEVEFLSTIMDPEIASDKQSIVDVLCKDSSGHRYVIEMQLARDKSFQERAQLYAAKAYSRQAGRGNEYVNLKKVFFIAISNNILFPEEVEYISTHNIREIKTNGHYLKGFQFVFIELPKFKKDKVEQLESTVERWCFFFKHAQDTTEKDLKDIAEKSPIINLAYEELNKEHWSEKDLVAYDERIMDLRKEEAILAYRLETAEEKGRTEGKIEGKIEGKIEVAENLLKAGISVDLIAESTGLPIDEIEKLKSKKS